The following proteins are encoded in a genomic region of Bubalus kerabau isolate K-KA32 ecotype Philippines breed swamp buffalo chromosome 15, PCC_UOA_SB_1v2, whole genome shotgun sequence:
- the LIPT2 gene encoding octanoyl-[acyl-carrier-protein]:protein N-octanoyltransferase LIPT2, mitochondrial has protein sequence MLQPAVRLVWLSQVPYAELLALQQRWLLRLQAEPGPEAGALLLCEPAGPVYTTGLRGGLTSEETARLRALGAEVRPLGRGGLATFHGPGQLLCHPVLDLRPLGLRLRAHVAALEACAVRLCELLGLPGARARPPPYTGVWLGERKICAIGVRCGRHVTSHGLALNCSTDLTWFEHIVPCGLVGTGVTSLSEELQRHVTVDEVIPRFLDAFKETYKCTLTSEDSPS, from the exons ATGCTGCAACCGGCGGTACGCCTGGTGTGGCTGAGTCAGGTTCCCTACGCCGAGCTGCTGGCGTTGCAGCAGCGCTGGCTGCTGCGGCTGCAGGCCGAGCCAGGGCCCGAGGCGGGTGCGCTCCTGCTTTGCGAGCCCGCGGGGCCCGTGTATACTACCGGGTTGCGCGGCGGCCTGACGTCCGAGGAGACGGCACGACTGCGGGCCTTGGGTGCCGAGGTGCGCCCCCTTGGCCGGGGCGGCCTAGCCACCTTCCACGGCCCGGGCCAGCTGCTGTGCCACCCGGTACTCGACTTACGACCCCTCGGCCTGCGCCTGCGCGCCCACGTGGCCGCGCTGGAGGCGTGCGCCGTGCGCCTGTGCGAGCTCCTGGGCCTACCCGGCGCCCGCGCGCGGCCCCCACCCTACACCGGAGTTTGGCTGGGCGAGCGCAAGATTTGCGCGATCG GTGTCCGCTGTGGAAGGCACGTTACGTCCCACGGCCTGGCGCTGAACTGTTCTACGGACCTCACGTGGTTTGAGCACATTGTGCCCTGTGGCCTGGTTGGGACAGGCGTCACTTCCCTGAGTGAGGAGCTGCAGAGGCATGTCACTGTGGATGAAGTAATACCACGTTTCCTTGATGCCTTTAAAGAGACCTACAAGTGCACGTTGACCTCAGAGGACAGCCCCAGCTGA